In Paenibacillus stellifer, the DNA window TGCTGATCGACGAGGACGATGTCTCCGCAGGTCATGCGGCATCCGTCGGCCAGGTTAATCAGGAGCAGATCTACTACCTGATGTCCCGCGGCATTACGCGGGGTGAAGCCGAGAAGCTGGTCATCTACGGCTTCCTGGCTCCGGTTGTATCGCAAATTCCACTGGAGGGACTGCGTGACCAGCTTCAGTCTCTCGTGGAAAGGAAGTTAGGACAATGAACAGCGCCATCCGTGAGCAATTTCCCATTCTGAATCAGAACGTCAACGGTCATCCTCTCGTATATCTGGACAGCGCAGCCACCTCGCAGAAGCCGCGCCAGGTGATCGAAGCGATCAAGTCCTATTACGAGCTTGACAATTCCAATGTGCACCGTGGTGTACACACGCTTGGAAGCCGTGCAACCGATGCTTATGAAGGAGCACGGGAGAAGCTTGCCCGATTCATCAATGCGCGCAGCACGAAGGAGATCGTGTTCACACGCGGAACGACGACGGCCCTTAATCTGGTCGCCTCCTCCTATGGACCGGCGAATGTCGGAGAGGGCGACGAAATTGTGATCACCCAGATGGAGCATCATAGCAATCTGATTCCTTGGCAGCAGCTCGCGAAGAAGACGGGAGCGACGCTGAAATATATTCCGCTTCAGAAGGATGGGACCATCCTTCTGGAGGACGCCGAGAAGACGATCACGGACAACACGAAGATTGTCTCCGTGGCCTATGTCTCGAACGTCATGGGCGTCACCAGCCCGGTGAAGGAGCTGGCGGCGATCGCCCATCGGCACGGAGCAATCATGGTGGTTGACGGCGCGCAGAGCACGCCTCATATGAAGGTCGACGTCCAGGATCTCGACTGCGACTTCTACGCCTTGTCCGGCCACAAAATGTGCGGACCTACCGGCATCGGCGCCCTGTACGGCAAGCGGGCGCTGCTGGAGGCTATGGAGCCGGTCGAATTCGGCGGTGAAATGATTGACGATGTAGGGCTGTATGAATCCACATGGAAGGAGCTGCCTTGGAAATTCGAAGGCGGCACTCCGATTATCGCCGGCGCCGTGGGTCTTGGAGCGGCGATTGACTTCCTGCAGGAAGTCGGCCTCGACGAGATTCACCGCCATGAGATGAAGCTCGCCAAGTACGCCGAGCAGCGCCTCGCCGAAATCAACGGCATCTCGATTTACGGTCCCCGGGGCCGTGAAGTGGGACTTGTTACCTTCAACCTGGGCGATGTTCATCCCCATGATGTAGCGACGGTGCTCGACGCGGAAGGAATTGCGATTCGCGCGGGTCATCATTGCTGCCAGCCGCTGATGCGCTGGCTGGAAGTCAGCTCTACGGCACGAGCCAGCCTGTATTTGTACAACAACGAAGAAGATATTGACCGACTGGCTTCGGCACTAATCCGCACAAAGGAGTATTTTGCCGATGCAATTGGATGATTTGTACAGACGCGTCATTATGGATCATTATAAGAATCCCCGGAACCGCGGCCTCTTTGCGGACGACGCTATGAAGGTTGAGCTTAATAATCCGACCTGCGGCGACCGTATCACACTTCAGTTGAAAGTGGAGGACGGAATTGTCAAGGAAGCCCGGTATGTCGGGGAAGGCTGCTCGATCAGCATGTCTTCCGCTTCAATGATGACCGAGGCGGTTAAAGGTAAGACAGTGGAGCAGGCTCTAGATATGGCCGGCCGCTTCTCTTCTCTGATGAAAGGCGAGGACGTGACGTTCGACGATTACGAGGATATAGAAGCTCTTTCCGGCGTTAACAAATTCCCGGCCCGCATCAAATGCGCAACACTGGCCTGGAACGCGCTGCGCAAAGGCATTGACGAGGAAGAACGGCACCACCACTAAACGAAATGAAGGAGGCGTACCCCCATGGCCAAGAAAGCGCCTGAGATTGAAGAGTACAAATACGGATTCCGGGACGAGCACAAGGCGGTATTCCAAACAGGTAAAGGCCTGACGCCGGAAATTGTCAAAGAGATTTCAGCGATCAAGAACGAGCCGCAGTGGATGCTGGATTTCCGGCTGAAATCCTTGGAGCAGTTCGGCAAAATGCCGCTGCCGCGCTGGGGCGGAGACCTCGATGAACTGGATTTCAACGACATTCAATATTATGTAAGACCTTCCGAGAAGCAGGGCAAGACATGGGAGGAAGTGCCTTCCGAAATCAAGGAGACCTTCGACAAGCTGGGTATTCCGGAGGCGGAGCAGAAGTTCCTCGCCGGCGTGTCCGCCCAGTATGAATCCGAGGTCGTCTATCACAGCATGCAGAAGGATCTGGAAGAGCAAGGCGTTATCTTTATGGATACCGACACGGCTCTCCGCGAGCATCCTGAAATCTTCAAGCAGTATTTCGGTACGGTTATTCCTCCGACCGACAATAAGTTCGCTGCACTGAACAGCGCCGTCTGGTCGGGCGGAAGCTTCATCTATGTTCCGAAGGGCGTGAAATGCGAAGTGCCGCTGCAGGCGTACTTCCGTATCAACTCCGAGAACATGGGCCAGTTCGAAAGAACGCTGATTATCGCCGACGAAGACAGCTTCGTACATTATGTCGAAGGCTGTACCGCTCCGATCTACAGCACGAACTCGCTGCACAGCGC includes these proteins:
- the sufB gene encoding Fe-S cluster assembly protein SufB, translated to MAKKAPEIEEYKYGFRDEHKAVFQTGKGLTPEIVKEISAIKNEPQWMLDFRLKSLEQFGKMPLPRWGGDLDELDFNDIQYYVRPSEKQGKTWEEVPSEIKETFDKLGIPEAEQKFLAGVSAQYESEVVYHSMQKDLEEQGVIFMDTDTALREHPEIFKQYFGTVIPPTDNKFAALNSAVWSGGSFIYVPKGVKCEVPLQAYFRINSENMGQFERTLIIADEDSFVHYVEGCTAPIYSTNSLHSAVVEIICKKNARVRYTTIQNWAPNIYNLVTKRAVAEENATMEWVDGNIGSKLTMKYPAVVLKGRGAKGSVLSIAVAGKGQHQDAGAKMIHLAPDTTSTIISKSISKHGGKVTYRGLASFGRQAEGAKSNIKCDTLIMDNQSTSDTIPYNEIMNDNITLEHEATVSKVSEEQLFYLMSRGLSEAEATQMIVMGFIEPFTKELPMEYAVEMNRLIKFEMEGSIG
- a CDS encoding cysteine desulfurase, producing the protein MNSAIREQFPILNQNVNGHPLVYLDSAATSQKPRQVIEAIKSYYELDNSNVHRGVHTLGSRATDAYEGAREKLARFINARSTKEIVFTRGTTTALNLVASSYGPANVGEGDEIVITQMEHHSNLIPWQQLAKKTGATLKYIPLQKDGTILLEDAEKTITDNTKIVSVAYVSNVMGVTSPVKELAAIAHRHGAIMVVDGAQSTPHMKVDVQDLDCDFYALSGHKMCGPTGIGALYGKRALLEAMEPVEFGGEMIDDVGLYESTWKELPWKFEGGTPIIAGAVGLGAAIDFLQEVGLDEIHRHEMKLAKYAEQRLAEINGISIYGPRGREVGLVTFNLGDVHPHDVATVLDAEGIAIRAGHHCCQPLMRWLEVSSTARASLYLYNNEEDIDRLASALIRTKEYFADAIG
- the sufU gene encoding Fe-S cluster assembly sulfur transfer protein SufU — encoded protein: MQLDDLYRRVIMDHYKNPRNRGLFADDAMKVELNNPTCGDRITLQLKVEDGIVKEARYVGEGCSISMSSASMMTEAVKGKTVEQALDMAGRFSSLMKGEDVTFDDYEDIEALSGVNKFPARIKCATLAWNALRKGIDEEERHHH